AATACATAGCTCCTTCAATTCCTTTTGGTTGGTCAGGAAAAGTCGGGTTGCCGTCTACCCAGTCCTGAGCAAAAACCTGGTCAACCACTTCCTTATTCCTGTTGTTATTCCACCCGTCCAAAATCCAAAGTCGGACGAGTTGTTTGTTTGCCTCAATTTTTTGGTTTACGCTATCCATATGGGTGTCGCTTGTTATGGTTTGCTTTGATTTGTCTGAATTGTTACAAGCGGTCTGAAGAAAGCAACTTACAATTAGAGTTGTCGCAAAAAAAAATGAGTTGTCTTTTCATTTTTATCAATGTTTTTATTGAAGCACTGTCGTCATAGCATGACCGCTCAGGGTTGCAGAATAGCGATGTAGCGGCATCGAAGCCTGCAATCTGACAACCTGCGACAAATTTAGTTGGGAGATGGCACTTTCCCAAACCGAAAACCAGCCAAATTGCTTAACCTGCAGTTATGGGTTCGTTCTACTATCCTTTCGCAGTCCATATGCCCAAAGTTTGCACAACTATTTATACATGGTTATTATTTTTTTTCTAAACATCATTGCAAGCATCAACATGGCCAGGGGTGCTGTAATAGCCCAAGGGAAACCGAGTATAAGAAGCTTTTCCGAAAATTCCGGGTAGAAATATACAAGGGCAATCAAGGGTGTAACAAGCGAATTTGCCCAGAAAGAAATCCTAAGCCATTTTGAAAAACCCTCTTTCTCAAAGACCGGAATTGCTACAAAAGTTGCCAACTAAGTCTTTTGCAAAACTTGTTGAATCCATTCCTATGGGATCAAAGATGAATTTATTAAACAATGTCTCACCTCTTAGTTTTATAACGCGTTCAGCAAGTATACCAAGTAGTTGTACAGATTCATTGGAATAGGAAAACCTTACATCCGGAAAGGTGTCCGGTATTAAATTCAATGCTAACCTATTCATGTCTGGTTGAGAAAGTATTCCTTTGGCACTTGGTCATTTAAATCCACCTGTCATTGTCAATAAGTATTTGACTTTAATTTGATGAGGACATCCAATTTCCCATTCTGGCAAATAGCTGCAAACAAAATAATCTTCACTATTTAAATAACCCTTGTCAAACAGAATCCCAATTAAGTTACCTGACCAGGATTTTACCATGGAGGCAGTTCCCATAAATGGTGTATTACAGTTAGACAAAGTTGAATCTATCGAAATATTTTAATAGTCTGTCCTGCACCAATGTGATATAATTTCACCCTCAATACTGAGCAGAATTTCATCAGCTTTTGATTCATGGCAATACCTTATCAGTTTGTTTAAGTTCTCTTTATTAACTTCCTGGGTAAATAAAGAAGCTTGCTGCATTAAAAATAAAAGTATAAGGTTCTTCCACATGTTGAAGGGTTTGATAATTTCCGCTTGATTCTTGGAGATTTTCTAGGTGTACGCATTTTGCCACGATTCTTAATGCTCAAAACTGAACTGGCTACCAGCACAAAACCGTTTGTAAGGTGCGAAACCACGTCTATTTCCAATTTGCTGATGTGCTGCTTTTCAGATTCTAATCAATCTTATTAGTATCCATTATAACGTACAGGAATCAGTTTTGTCTTTTTAAAGTTCTAATTGGATCAACTACACTTTATACTGCTTACCATTATCATTATACCTGATGGTATATATATCCTTTCTTCGATCATTCCACGGTTGAACGCTGCCATAATGCCGATTTCTTATCAATAGATTTAAATCTAAATCCTGGAAAATAAGTGTTTCCGAATTCAGGGGTGCTTCTGTTGCAATTCCTTCTCTGCTGAACTCAACATCAGAAGGAGTGAATACAGCGGATTGTGCAAAATGAATGTCTAAATTTTCTACTTGAGGTAAATTACCCACACAGCCTGCAATAACAACGTATACTTGATTTTCAATAGCACGGGCTTGGGAGCAATATCTTACTCTTAAATAACCACGCCTTTCATCTGTATTAAAGGGAACAAAAATAATTTGAGCTCCTTTGCTTACGGCTATTCTTGCTACTTCCGGAAATTCAACATCATAGCAAATGTTTATACATATTTTTCCAATATCCGTATCAAATACTTCAACATCTCTTCCCGGTTTTACTCCCCACCATTTTTTTTCATGTGGGGTAATGTGTAATTTGTATTGCTTTCCGATTTTCCCATTTCGCTGAAATAAATAGGAAACATTGTACAAATCATCATTTTCAATAAGAAAATGGGATCCAGCAATAATATTAATATTATATTTAATAGCTAATTTAGAAAATAGATCTTCATATTGTGTTGTGAACTGATCTAATTGTCTGATTGCAGTACCAGGAGATTTATTTGGAAGAAATGATAACAATTGCATTGTAATCATTTCAGGGAAAAGCACAATGTCACACCTGTAGTCAGACGCTATATCCACAAAGTATTCACAGTCGCGGGCAAATTCATCAAAATTATTTATT
The DNA window shown above is from Saprospiraceae bacterium and carries:
- a CDS encoding carbon-nitrogen hydrolase, whose amino-acid sequence is MKPWSIEQYTSLIRIFEEGQIGIECNGQLVASSSSLILNFDNYSETQSWNELTDHGMITNHDPLGETLYGIEIMVLPEFRGMKLSRRLYEARQKLVKEKNLKRIAIGGRIPNYHKYSDKLSAEKYVEKVIDRKIYDNVLTAQIANGFALKSLLPNYYPNDKESCGYATFLEWINLSYKADPNKKKSSRYVRACAVQYQMRVINNFDEFARDCEYFVDIASDYRCDIVLFPEMITMQLLSFLPNKSPGTAIRQLDQFTTQYEDLFSKLAIKYNINIIAGSHFLIENDDLYNVSYLFQRNGKIGKQYKLHITPHEKKWWGVKPGRDVEVFDTDIGKICINICYDVEFPEVARIAVSKGAQIIFVPFNTDERRGYLRVRYCSQARAIENQVYVVIAGCVGNLPQVENLDIHFAQSAVFTPSDVEFSREGIATEAPLNSETLIFQDLDLNLLIRNRHYGSVQPWNDRRKDIYTIRYNDNGKQYKV
- a CDS encoding serine hydrolase, with the protein product MNRLALNLIPDTFPDVRFSYSNESVQLLGILAERVIKLRGETLFNKFIFDPIGMDSTSFAKDLVGNFCSNSGL